A window from Myxococcus fulvus encodes these proteins:
- a CDS encoding PKD domain-containing protein, with the protein MPHSPRSVRRSVTLFLLLTAVGLTGPGCRRAVRTDLGEDRTVEAGVPVTLGSEEKGAQALSWDVGDGTPTKQGAQLSHAFARPGAYTVRALHEGQEVGRVRLTVVPRPLLRAVPGEAQTVLWMPRLQGNVEPLVDFHERLIGPEEAEEALREAPLVSLVLQSLTQGSSVVDPEEGFGLFILPEFDGVVAVLGITEPDAAMSAVASELESSGHQVMPTDDGAMRVVPQDGSEPMLLFVDRGYLYLAIPDGPEEEDDEEGEEGVPLEVLAVEPPQPAVADVQLVRRAVTGLTGPGMSEVALLNELRPKVGEGNVYLYTGAPRLDEGEEEGPVRGFFASMTVRPEHVSLDGFLSSTRPLLQGASAPPSALMAESGLGPVAAAQLSVPPEELAKLAFGAPGSPRRERMVERWRARGLDAEALLKALRGDVAMLVYFDAPGFLRHFVQNQRPEPRGTVLIDAGLTSVEPVLRLLDERAQGSSLRFAMEKIPGGRLYKTLLWGQPVQLRIGPERATLIAGTPLEGRPRGDVGKSLRERFGGEAFGAGHLSVMADLGRLRAELDAQESLPGVPAERLASAQALIKAVLEGFTPLDSGFLDFSLAEGGARLKGSLRLRENARAGQEWK; encoded by the coding sequence ATGCCGCACTCCCCGCGCTCCGTCCGTCGGTCCGTCACGCTGTTCCTCTTGTTGACCGCCGTGGGCCTGACGGGCCCCGGCTGTCGGCGCGCGGTGCGCACGGACCTGGGCGAGGACCGCACGGTGGAGGCGGGTGTGCCCGTGACGTTGGGCTCCGAGGAGAAGGGCGCGCAGGCCCTCTCCTGGGATGTCGGCGACGGCACTCCCACGAAGCAAGGCGCCCAGCTGTCGCACGCCTTCGCGCGTCCCGGCGCGTACACCGTGCGCGCGCTGCACGAGGGCCAGGAGGTGGGGCGCGTGCGGCTCACCGTGGTGCCGCGTCCGTTGCTGCGCGCGGTGCCGGGTGAAGCGCAGACGGTGCTGTGGATGCCCCGGCTCCAGGGCAACGTGGAGCCGCTGGTGGACTTCCACGAGCGACTCATCGGCCCCGAGGAGGCGGAGGAGGCGCTGCGCGAGGCGCCCCTGGTGTCGCTCGTGTTGCAGAGCCTGACGCAGGGCTCGAGCGTCGTGGACCCGGAGGAGGGCTTCGGCCTGTTCATCCTGCCGGAGTTCGACGGCGTGGTGGCGGTGCTGGGCATCACGGAGCCCGACGCGGCGATGTCCGCGGTGGCGAGCGAGCTGGAGAGCTCCGGCCACCAGGTGATGCCCACCGATGATGGCGCCATGCGCGTGGTGCCGCAGGATGGCAGCGAGCCGATGCTGCTGTTCGTCGACCGGGGCTACCTGTACCTGGCGATTCCCGACGGGCCGGAGGAGGAGGACGACGAGGAGGGGGAGGAGGGCGTGCCGCTGGAGGTGCTCGCGGTGGAGCCGCCGCAGCCTGCCGTCGCGGACGTGCAGCTGGTGCGTCGGGCGGTGACGGGGCTGACGGGGCCCGGGATGTCCGAGGTGGCGCTGCTCAACGAGCTGCGTCCCAAGGTGGGCGAGGGGAATGTCTACCTGTACACGGGCGCGCCGAGGCTCGACGAGGGCGAGGAGGAGGGGCCGGTGCGGGGCTTCTTCGCCTCGATGACGGTGCGCCCCGAGCACGTGTCGCTGGATGGGTTCCTGTCGTCCACGCGTCCCCTGTTGCAGGGGGCGAGCGCGCCTCCGTCCGCGCTGATGGCGGAGAGCGGTTTGGGGCCGGTGGCCGCCGCGCAGCTCTCCGTGCCGCCCGAGGAGCTGGCGAAGCTGGCGTTCGGCGCGCCGGGCTCGCCGCGTCGCGAGCGGATGGTGGAGCGGTGGCGCGCGCGGGGGTTGGACGCGGAGGCGCTGTTGAAGGCGCTGCGTGGCGATGTCGCGATGCTGGTGTACTTCGATGCACCGGGTTTCCTGCGGCACTTCGTGCAGAACCAGCGGCCCGAGCCTCGGGGCACGGTCCTCATCGACGCGGGGCTGACGTCGGTGGAGCCGGTGCTGCGGCTGCTCGATGAGCGCGCGCAGGGCTCGTCGCTGCGCTTCGCGATGGAGAAGATTCCCGGCGGCCGGCTCTACAAGACGCTCCTGTGGGGGCAGCCGGTGCAACTGCGCATCGGCCCCGAGCGCGCCACGTTGATCGCCGGTACGCCGCTGGAGGGACGTCCTCGCGGCGATGTCGGCAAGTCGCTGCGCGAGCGCTTCGGCGGTGAGGCGTTCGGCGCGGGGCACCTGTCGGTGATGGCGGACCTGGGGCGGCTGCGCGCGGAACTGGATGCGCAGGAGTCGCTGCCGGGCGTGCCCGCGGAGCGACTGGCGTCGGCGCAGGCGCTCATCAAGGCGGTGCTGGAGGGCTTCACGCCGCTGGACTCGGGCTTCCTGGACTTCTCGCTGGCCGAGGGCGGCGCGCGGCTGAAGGGGAGTCTGCGATTGAGGGAGAACGCTCGCGCGGGCCAGGAGTGGAAGTGA
- a CDS encoding MXAN_2562 family outer membrane beta-barrel protein → MSRAWGLGVAVAFAALPAWAQDAGVVSPDLVESPRTGGIIFRLGGYKPLIDEEKGLGGTPYKDTFGDSSLLLVELEFQRYFYQGIGTAGVGVSAGYGEKYGAAKLADGGGDAAERTAIKVVPLSFNLFYKFDYAAFEWGIPLVPYGKLGLIYSPWWVTKGSDTEVSGGVTGKGGKWGWGGTAGLAFLLDVLQPRFARDFDSGLGVNHSYLFAEYTYADVDDFGGKGLNLSSRRWMFGLALDY, encoded by the coding sequence ATGAGTCGGGCATGGGGCCTGGGTGTGGCCGTGGCGTTCGCCGCGCTGCCCGCGTGGGCGCAGGACGCAGGCGTGGTGTCTCCGGATCTGGTCGAGTCCCCCCGCACCGGCGGCATCATCTTCCGCCTGGGGGGCTACAAGCCGCTCATCGATGAGGAGAAGGGCCTGGGCGGCACGCCCTACAAGGACACCTTCGGCGACTCGTCGCTGCTGCTGGTGGAGCTGGAGTTCCAGCGCTACTTCTACCAGGGCATCGGCACCGCGGGCGTCGGCGTGTCGGCGGGCTACGGCGAGAAGTACGGCGCGGCGAAGCTGGCGGACGGCGGTGGAGACGCGGCGGAGCGCACGGCCATCAAGGTGGTGCCGCTCTCGTTCAACCTCTTCTACAAGTTCGACTACGCGGCCTTCGAGTGGGGCATCCCGCTGGTGCCGTACGGCAAGCTGGGCCTCATCTACTCGCCCTGGTGGGTGACGAAGGGCAGCGACACCGAGGTCTCCGGCGGCGTCACCGGCAAGGGCGGCAAGTGGGGCTGGGGCGGCACGGCGGGCCTGGCGTTCCTGCTGGACGTGCTGCAGCCGCGCTTCGCTCGCGACTTCGACTCGGGGCTGGGGGTGAACCACAGCTACCTGTTCGCCGAGTACACCTACGCGGATGTGGACGATTTCGGAGGGAAGGGTCTGAACTTGTCCAGCCGGCGCTGGATGTTCGGACTCGCGCTGGACTATTAG
- the moaD gene encoding molybdopterin converting factor subunit 1 gives MSPGGAVTVLYFAAARERAGTARERVEVPEGATVGVVLQLLAAAHPGLAPLLPHLRVAVDQEFVGAESPVRAGAEVALIPPVAGGSPGLFRVVERPLRLEEVVEAVGGEAYGGLVTFSGSVRDATKGRRVLRLEYEAYAPMAEKKLAEIGAEAATSWPGVRLAIVHRVGVLVPGELAVVIAAAAPHRKEAFRGCEHAIERLKQDVPIWKKEFFEDGEVWVGLGP, from the coding sequence GTGAGTCCGGGCGGCGCCGTCACCGTGCTGTACTTCGCCGCCGCGAGGGAGCGCGCGGGGACGGCTCGGGAGCGCGTGGAGGTGCCCGAGGGCGCGACGGTGGGCGTGGTGCTCCAACTGCTCGCGGCGGCGCATCCAGGGCTCGCGCCGTTGTTGCCGCACCTGCGCGTGGCGGTGGACCAGGAGTTCGTGGGCGCGGAGTCGCCGGTGCGCGCGGGCGCGGAGGTGGCGTTGATTCCTCCCGTGGCGGGTGGCTCGCCGGGGTTGTTCCGCGTGGTGGAGCGGCCGCTGCGCTTGGAGGAGGTGGTGGAGGCGGTGGGGGGCGAGGCGTACGGCGGGCTCGTCACCTTCAGCGGCTCGGTGCGCGACGCGACGAAGGGGCGGCGCGTGTTGCGGCTGGAGTACGAGGCCTACGCGCCGATGGCCGAGAAGAAGCTGGCGGAGATTGGCGCGGAGGCCGCGACGTCATGGCCGGGCGTGCGGCTGGCCATCGTGCACCGCGTGGGCGTGTTGGTGCCGGGGGAGCTGGCGGTGGTCATCGCCGCCGCGGCGCCGCATCGCAAGGAGGCGTTCCGGGGCTGTGAGCACGCCATCGAGCGGCTCAAGCAGGACGTGCCCATCTGGAAGAAGGAGTTCTTCGAGGATGGGGAGGTGTGGGTCGGCCTGGGGCCTTGA